Proteins from one Mycobacterium adipatum genomic window:
- the aroQ gene encoding type II 3-dehydroquinate dehydratase: MTERRLLLVNGPNLNLLGTREPEIYGSTTLAEIEQQVAESAAEQGFDVRAVQSNHEGVLIDAIHAARADCAGIIINPGAYSHTSVAIADALTGVELPVVEVHLSNIHRRETFRHHSYVSAVADVVIAGAGPSGYQFAVRHLAGRLSS, encoded by the coding sequence GTGACCGAACGCCGACTGCTGCTCGTGAACGGCCCGAACCTCAACCTGCTCGGGACCCGGGAGCCGGAGATCTACGGCTCCACCACGCTCGCCGAGATCGAACAGCAGGTGGCCGAGTCGGCCGCTGAACAGGGCTTCGACGTGCGGGCCGTGCAGAGCAACCACGAGGGTGTCCTCATCGACGCCATCCACGCCGCCCGCGCGGACTGTGCGGGCATCATCATCAATCCCGGCGCCTACAGCCACACCTCGGTGGCCATCGCCGATGCCCTCACCGGTGTCGAGCTGCCGGTCGTGGAGGTGCACCTGAGCAACATCCACCGGCGCGAGACGTTCCGGCATCACTCCTATGTCTCCGCGGTCGCCGACGTGGTGATCGCCGGTGCGGGTCCGTCGGGGTACCAGTTCGCGGTG